In one Winogradskyella sp. MH6 genomic region, the following are encoded:
- a CDS encoding OmpA family protein: MKNLKTLLFITLMSGLCLTAQNKNTKKADKEFARFEYVDAAESYKKLIDKGDGSSYVYGQLAECYYNIFNTVEAEKWYAKALESGDNPEMIYKYSEMLKANGKYEESNKQMEKFASMRPSDNRATAFRKNPNYLPKILEQGKKFNVQDAGFNSAQSDFGGVEHDGKLYITSARNDNRKTYGWNEEPFLDIYTLTKNSDGAYGNATLMNNEINTKYHEGLVSFTPDGKTMYFSRESYFEKDFQKDSLSKVRYSQLYLFKATKLGDDWDSVESLGVNSENYSVKNPSVSADGSTLYFSSNMAGGYGNFDLYKAAINEDGTLGEPENLGQKVNTEGQEMFPYISSNNTLYFSSNGHLGLGGMDVFYTKVIDGKMAPVRNVGIPINSNGDDFAFTINEETEEGFVSSNREGGQGSDDVYAFKKLQPLCDVLITATVLDDKTREPLNGASVSLYDAEGNKVVTKTTNEEGVAEFIVECEQDTELEVVMEDFESKKVPVKGTSEEELAVQISLDPIEKIITPEEIVLNPIYFDFDKSNITAQAAFELDKLVQIMNKYPDLVINATSHTDNRGSDSYNQRLSQRRAKSTQQYVISKGIDASRISAEGKGESEPKVDCGSNCTDEEHSQNRRSEFKIVSGGPEVQQ; the protein is encoded by the coding sequence ATGAAAAACTTAAAAACACTATTATTTATCACGTTGATGAGTGGTTTATGCTTAACTGCTCAGAACAAAAACACCAAAAAGGCTGACAAGGAATTCGCAAGGTTCGAATACGTAGATGCCGCTGAAAGTTATAAAAAGCTCATAGATAAAGGAGATGGTTCTTCTTATGTTTATGGCCAATTAGCAGAGTGCTACTACAATATCTTTAATACTGTTGAAGCAGAAAAATGGTACGCTAAAGCTTTAGAATCTGGTGACAATCCTGAGATGATTTATAAATATTCTGAAATGCTAAAGGCTAACGGAAAATATGAAGAATCTAACAAGCAAATGGAAAAATTTGCTTCTATGCGTCCGTCAGATAACAGAGCAACTGCTTTTAGAAAAAACCCTAACTATTTACCAAAGATTTTAGAACAAGGTAAAAAGTTTAATGTTCAGGATGCTGGCTTTAATTCAGCACAATCTGACTTTGGTGGTGTAGAGCACGATGGTAAACTTTATATTACATCTGCAAGAAATGATAACCGCAAAACTTATGGTTGGAACGAAGAGCCTTTCTTAGATATTTATACCTTAACTAAAAATTCTGATGGTGCTTATGGCAATGCCACTTTAATGAACAATGAGATTAACACTAAGTACCATGAAGGTTTAGTTTCTTTCACACCAGATGGTAAAACAATGTATTTTTCTAGAGAGAGCTACTTTGAAAAAGATTTTCAAAAAGATTCTTTAAGTAAAGTGCGTTATAGCCAACTATACTTATTTAAAGCTACTAAATTAGGAGACGATTGGGATTCTGTTGAAAGCTTAGGTGTAAATAGCGAAAATTATTCTGTTAAAAACCCTTCTGTGAGTGCAGATGGTTCAACATTATACTTTTCTTCTAACATGGCTGGAGGTTATGGTAATTTTGACCTATACAAAGCTGCGATCAATGAAGATGGTACTTTAGGTGAGCCTGAAAACTTAGGACAAAAAGTTAATACCGAAGGTCAAGAAATGTTCCCTTACATAAGTAGTAATAACACGCTTTATTTCTCTTCTAATGGCCACTTAGGTTTGGGTGGTATGGATGTGTTTTACACCAAAGTTATTGACGGTAAGATGGCACCTGTAAGAAATGTTGGTATTCCTATTAACAGTAATGGTGATGATTTTGCTTTTACAATTAATGAAGAAACCGAAGAAGGATTTGTGTCTTCTAACAGAGAAGGTGGACAAGGAAGTGATGATGTTTATGCATTTAAAAAACTTCAGCCACTTTGTGATGTTTTAATTACGGCAACGGTATTAGATGATAAAACGAGAGAGCCATTAAATGGTGCTTCTGTTTCATTATACGATGCAGAAGGAAATAAAGTAGTTACAAAAACCACTAATGAAGAAGGTGTTGCAGAATTTATAGTTGAGTGTGAGCAAGACACTGAGCTAGAAGTTGTGATGGAAGATTTTGAAAGCAAAAAAGTACCTGTAAAAGGTACTAGCGAAGAAGAATTAGCTGTTCAGATTTCTTTAGATCCTATCGAGAAAATTATAACTCCAGAAGAAATCGTTCTAAATCCAATTTACTTTGATTTTGACAAATCTAATATCACTGCACAAGCTGCTTTTGAATTAGATAAATTAGTTCAAATCATGAACAAGTATCCAGATTTAGTAATCAACGCTACATCTCATACCGATAATAGAGGATCTGATTCTTATAACCAAAGACTTTCTCAGCGTAGAGCTAAGAGCACACAAC
- a CDS encoding PorP/SprF family type IX secretion system membrane protein, with product MKKLTIIAVLLLAFQMYGQQDPQYTQYMYNMNIMNPAYAGSRENLSFGLLYRNQWTKIDGGPETGTFFGHSPIGSNLGLGVSLIADQIGPVKETNAYVDLSYTLKLGGEHRLAFGVKAGATFHDINLTTSNVDVIDQGDPFFGMQINETTPNIGAGFFYYTNKYYLSVSVPNMLSSVHLDSNGNKIGSETQHYFLTGGYVFDLSPNTELKPSFMVKSAFDAPTSFDVNLNARFFKKFEIGASYRLDDSFSGLVNFALSPSFRVGYAYDAVSSDIKAYAPASHEVMLLFDLNFPKRVSRSPRYF from the coding sequence ATGAAAAAACTCACGATAATAGCGGTTTTGCTTCTTGCATTTCAAATGTATGGGCAACAAGATCCACAGTATACGCAGTACATGTATAATATGAATATAATGAATCCAGCTTATGCTGGTTCTAGAGAGAATCTTTCTTTTGGATTATTATACAGAAACCAATGGACTAAAATAGATGGCGGTCCTGAAACAGGAACATTCTTTGGACACTCACCTATTGGTAGTAATCTAGGTTTAGGTGTATCTCTCATTGCAGACCAAATCGGACCTGTAAAAGAGACTAATGCCTATGTTGATTTATCCTATACCTTAAAATTAGGTGGTGAACACCGTTTAGCATTTGGTGTTAAAGCAGGTGCTACATTTCACGATATAAATCTTACTACAAGTAATGTAGATGTTATTGACCAAGGAGATCCATTCTTTGGTATGCAAATCAACGAAACTACACCAAACATTGGTGCTGGATTCTTTTACTATACTAATAAATATTACTTGTCAGTATCAGTTCCAAATATGTTGTCATCAGTACATTTAGATTCTAATGGAAATAAAATTGGTTCTGAAACGCAACACTATTTCTTAACAGGTGGTTATGTTTTTGACTTGTCACCTAATACAGAATTAAAACCTTCATTTATGGTTAAATCGGCATTTGATGCACCAACGTCTTTTGATGTAAACCTTAATGCAAGATTCTTCAAAAAATTTGAAATAGGTGCTTCATATCGATTAGACGATTCGTTTTCTGGGTTAGTTAATTTTGCATTATCACCTTCCTTTAGAGTGGGTTACGCTTATGATGCTGTCTCTTCAGATATTAAGGCTTATGCTCCTGCTTCTCACGAAGTTATGTTGCTGTTTGACCTTAATTTCCCAAAACGTGTTTCTCGTTCACCAAGATACTTTTAA